AACCACCATATAACGGAACCGGACAATTGTCGTATGACGGGACCGGGCAACCACCATATAACGGAACCGGGCAACCGCCATATAACGGAACCGGACAATCGCCGTATGACGGGACCGGGCAACCACCATATAACGGAACCGGGCAACCACCATATAACGGAACCGGGCAACCGCCATATGACGAGACCGGACAATCGCCGTATGACGGAACCGGACAATCGTCGTATGACGGGACCGGGCAACCATCATATAACGGAACCGGGCAACCGCCATGTGACGAGACCGGACAATCGCCGTATGACGGAACCGGTCAACCGCCATATAACGGAACCGGACAATCGCCGTATGACGAGACCGGACAATCGCCGTATGACGGGACCGGGCAACCGCCATATGACGAGACCGGACAATCGCCGTATGACGGGACCGGGCAACCGCCATATGACGGGACCGGGCAACCGCCATATGACGAGACCCTAATTATGGTGTTTTTTCACTGATGTTAAGGATGTTGTATGGAGACCTCACTTTTGTTACACCAGTGTACATTTGAAAATCTCAAAGTTCAGCACAACCAACCCAAGTAATCTTCCCTCCATAGATACCGCTAATTATCTTGtatttaaatgttattttcCCAAGATGTTGCTAATGAAAATTCAATTCCGCGGATCAAAGTACTAACCATTTAGTTATGGATGTGAACGATAGTTTCgtaaattaatagaaatatgaCGAAAGTTTTGGTAAAATGAGTAGATCATAAATGAATATAAGTGGAATGATACGTACGGAAATATAGAATTTAGATTTAGAATATTTGTATgcataaaaattacaaaaaatattcaaaacaattt
This genomic window from Ostrea edulis chromosome 4, xbOstEdul1.1, whole genome shotgun sequence contains:
- the LOC125668889 gene encoding uncharacterized protein LOC125668889, which codes for MKIFLRKLKLFCTIENGDGQTDEVIVLGQPPYNGTGQSPYDETGQSPYDGTGQPPYNGTGQPPYNGTGQLSYDGTGQPPYNGTGQPPYNGTGQLSYDGTGQPPYNGTGQPPYNGTGQSPYDGTGQPPYNGTGQPPYNGTGQPPYDETGQSPYDGTGQSSYDGTGQPSYNGTGQPPCDETGQSPYDGTGQPPYNGTGQSPYDETGQSPYDGTGQPPYDETGQSPYDGTGQPPYDGTGQPPYDETLIMVFFH